One genomic window of Quercus robur chromosome 6, dhQueRobu3.1, whole genome shotgun sequence includes the following:
- the LOC126688579 gene encoding protein NRT1/ PTR FAMILY 5.2-like: MALEEAIDEYTQDGTVDLKGNPVLRSKRGGWKACWFVVVYEVFERMAYYGISSNLIVYLTNKLHQGTVTSANNVTNWVGTIWITPILGAYIADAHLGRYWTFIIACMIYLSGMILLTLSVSLNSLKPPPCNEVIVGNCKKASTLHLAVFYGALYTLAVGTGGTKPNISTIGADQFDEFNPKEKGHKLSFFNWWMFSIFFGTLFANTVLVYVQDNVGWTLGYGLPTLGLAISIAIFVAGTPFYRHKVPTGSPFTRMSRVVVAAIRKWRVTIPNDIKELYELELEEYAKKGKYRIDSTPTMSLLTKASVKTGSTNPWMLCTVTQVEETKQMLRMIPILVATFVPSTMVAQINTLFVKQGTTLDRAMGSFKIPPASLAGFVTISMLISVVLYDRFFVRIMQKWTKNPRGITLLQRMGIGLAIHILIMAVASLTERYRLSVAKEHGLVENGGQVPLTIFILLPQFVLMGTADAFLEVAKIEFFYDQAPESMKSLGTSYSMTTLGIGNFLSSFLLSTVSHITKEHGHQGWILNDLNASHLDYYYAFFAVLNFLNFIFFLFVIKYYVYKAEVSDSIKVLTEELKGMTEIRD, from the exons ATGGCTCTGGAAGAAGCAATAGATGAATACACTCAGGATGGGACAGTGGATCTGAAAGGGAACCCAGTCCTTAGATCCAAGAGAGGTGGATGGAAAGCTTGCTGGTTTGTCGTTG TGTATGAGGTTTTTGAACGCATGGCCTATTATGGTATATCCTCCAACCTGATCGTATATTTAACAAATAAGCTCCATCAGGGCACGGTCACCTCTGCCAACAATGTCACCAATTGGGTTGGCACCATTTGGATTACTCCAATCTTGGGTGCTTACATTGCTGATGCTCATCTTGGCCGATATTGGACGTTTATTATCGCATGCATGATTTATCTCTCG GGAATGATACTATTAACATTGTCGGTTTCACTGAATAGTCTAAAACCGCCTCCATGCAATGAAGTCATCGTGGGAAACTGTAAGAAAGCATCTACCTTACACCTTGCAGTGTTTTATGGTGCACTATATACCTTGGCCGTGGGAACAGGAGGAACCAAGCCAAACATCTCCACCATTGGTGCAGACCAATTTGATGAGTTTAACCCCAAAGAGAAGGGTCATAAGCTTTCCTTCTTCAATTGGTGGATGTTCAGTATCTTCTTTGGGACCCTCTTTGCCAATACAGTTCTTGTGTATGTACAAGACAATGTAGGATGGACTTTAGGGTATGGGCTTCCAACCCTTGGACTAGCAATATCTATTGCCATCTTTGTGGCTGGCACACCCTTCTATAGACACAAGGTGCCCACAGGGAGTCCCTTCACAAGGATGTCAAGGGTTGTAGTTGCAGCTATAAGGAAATGGAGGGTGACTATCCCTAATGATATTAAAGAGCTCTATGAGCTTGAATTGGAAGAGTATGCAAAGAAAGGAAAGTACAGGATTGATTCCACACCAACTATGAG CCTGCTTACCAAGGCATCTGTGAAAACCGGCTCAACGAATCCATGGATGCTGTGCACAGTTACACAAGTTGAGGAGACCAAACAAATGCTACGAATGATTCCCATCTTGGTTGCCACCTTTGTACCGAGCACAATGGTTGCTCAGATCAACACCCTTTTCGTCAAGCAAGGTACTACTCTTGATAGAGCCATGGGCAGCTTCAAAATCCCCCCAGCAAGTTTAGCTGGATTTGTAACCATTTCCATGCTTATCTCTGTGGTGCTCTATGACCGGTTCTTTGTCAGGATTATGCAAAAGTGGACTAAAAATCCTAGAGGTATCACTCTCCTTCAAAGAATGGGAATTGGGCTTGCCATCCACATTTTGATAATGGCAGTCGCATCTCTAACTGAGAGATATAGACTAAGTGTGGCTAAGGAACATGGGCTAGTTGAAAATGGAGGACAAGTTCCTTTAACCATATTCATTTTGCTCCCTCAGTTCGTGCTTATGGGAACAGCAGATGCATTTTTAGAGGTTGCCAAGATTGAGTTCTTCTATGACCAGGCACCAGAAAGCATGAAGAGTCTTGGGACTTCCTATTCCATGACTACCCTAGGAATTGGAAACTTTCTGAGTAGTTTCCTTCTTTCAACAGTTTCCCACATAACCAAGGAACATGGTCACCAAGGATGGATTCTAAATGATCTGAATGCTTCTCATCTTGACTATTATTATGCATTTTTTGCGGTACTGAACTTCCTaaactttattttcttcttgtttgtaATTAAGTACTATGTGTATAAGGCTGAAGTTTCGGATTCTATAAAAGTGCTTACAGAAGAATTGAAGGGAATGACGGAAATTAGAGACTGA